Proteins encoded together in one Cicer arietinum cultivar CDC Frontier isolate Library 1 chromosome 4, Cicar.CDCFrontier_v2.0, whole genome shotgun sequence window:
- the LOC101496541 gene encoding myosin-15-like isoform X1, whose translation MNVRKGSMVWVPDRELAWVAAEVLDSDAYSVQLLTDSGKKVFASPEKLCLRDADEEELGGFEDMTRLTYLNEPGVLYNLRRRYALNDIYTYTGSILIAINPFTKLPHLYDIHMMEQYKGAPLGELSPHVFAVADASYRAMMNEGKSQSILVSGESGAGKTETTKLIMQYLTFVGGRTGGDDRTVEQQVLESNPLLEAFGNARTVRNDNSSRFGKFVEIQFDANGRISGAAIRTYLLERSRVVQITDPERNYHCFYQLCDSERDAEKYKLGHPSHFHYLNQSKVYELNGVSNAEEYMKTRRAMDIVGISHQDQEAIFRVLAAILHLGNIEFSPGKEHDSSVIKDEKSRFHTHMVADLFMCDVDLLLATLCTRSIQTREGCIVKALDCNAAVAGRDALAKTVYARLFDWLVDKINRSVGQDSNSQMQVGVLDIYGFECFKDNSFEQFCINFANEKLQQHFNEHVFKMEQEEYCKEEINWSYIEFVDNQDVLDLIEKKPIGVIALLDEACMFPKSTHESFSTKLFQHFRSHPRLQKEKFSQTDFIISHYAGKVTYHTDTFLDKNRDYVVVEHWNLLSSSNCPFVSGLFPLLPEESSRSSYRFSSVATRFKQQLQALMESLKSTEPHYIRCVKPNSLNRPQMFENASIIHQLRCGGVLEAVRISLAGYPTRRTYSEFVDRYGLIGPELFDGSYDDKAATEKILQKLKLENFQLGTTKVFLRAGQIGVLDSKRAEVLDNAAKCIQRQLKTYITRRDFISVRAAAVSLQACCRGHIAQKMYAAKRETAAAISIQQYIRMWLTRHAYMKLYSSTIIIQSHVRSFTTQQRFLHEKEHRAAISVQAYWRMYKVRSAFQRHLASIVAIQCLWRCRQAKREFRRLKQEANEAGALRLAKNKLEKQLEELTWRLHLEKKIRVSNEEAKQREISTLRKMLQALNLELDAAKLATINECNKNAVLQNQLELSAKEKSALKRELISVDELRKENAILKASLDVFEKKYTSLELEHIKAQKGHDETIKKLREFEQKCSQLEQNVKSLEEKLLGFEDENHVLRQKAISAPRKSNRPGFAKSFSEKYSSPIASRTERKAIFESPTPTKLIAPFTLGMSDSHRSKSTAERHQDNYDFLSRCIKENLGFKNGKPIAARIIFKCLLHWHAFESERTAIFDYIIEGINEVLKVREDDTVLPYWLSNTSALLCLLQRNLRSNGFLTTNAQRYSGTSGLTSRTGNGPKSPFKFIGYDDGISHVEARYPAILFKQQLTACVEKMFGLLRDNLKKELSPLLQLCIQTPKTGRVHGGKSSRSPVGLSQQSSGSQWGNLVKFFDSLMSKLRGNHVPSFFIRKLVTQVFSFINITLFNSLLLRRECCTFSNGEYMKSGLVELEKWITNAKEMYAGTSWHELNCIRQAVGFLVIHQKWKKSLEEFRHDLCPALTVRQIYRISTMFWDDKYGTPSVSNEAISEMREIVNKDNQNMPSNSFLLDDDLSIPFSAEDIDTAFPAIDLDEIDLPVFVSEYSCVQFLNSIQK comes from the exons AGCAATGATGAATGAAGGTAAAAGTCAATCTATCTTGGTAAGCGGTGAAAGTGGCGCTGGAAAAACTGAGACAACAAAATTGATTATGCAATATCTTACTTTTGTTGGTGGCCGTACTGGTGGTGATGATAGAACAGTTGAACAACAAGTTCTTGAA TCGAATCCACTTCTAGAGGCATTTGGCAATGCAAGGACTGTTAGGAATGACAATTCAAG tCGTTTTGGGAAGTTTGTTGAAATTCAGTTTGATGCAAATGGTAGAATATCTGGTGCTGCAATCAGAACTTACTTATTGGAACGATCACGAGTTGTGCAGATAACGGATCCAGAAAGAAATTATCACTGCTTTTATCAGTTGTGCGACTCTGAAAGG GATGCAGAGAAGTATAAGTTAGGACATCCAAGTCATTTCCACTATTTAAATCAAAGTAAAGTCTATGAACTAAACGGTGTAAGCAATGCTGAAGAATACATGAAGACGAGGAGGGCAATGGATATTGTTGGCATTAGTCACCAGGATCAG GAAGCCATATTTCGTGTCTTAGCAGCAATTTTACACTTGGGAAACATTGAATTTTCTCCTGGAAAAGAGCATGACTCGTCAGTGATAAAGGATGAAAAATCAAGATTTCATACGCATATGGTTGCTGATCTTTTCAT GTGTGATGTAGACTTACTGCTGGCAACATTGTGTACTAGATCAATACAAACTCGAGAAGGATGTATTGTCAAGGCTCTTGATTGTAATGCTGCTGTTGCTGGTCGGGATGCTTTGGCAAAAACTGTTTATGCTCGTTTATTTGATTG GCTTGTTGATAAGATCAATAGGTCTGTTGGACAAGATAGCAATTCCCAGATGCAAGTTGGAGTTTTGGATATTTATGGTTTTGAGTGCTTCAAGGATAATAG TTTTGAGCAATTCTGTATCAATTTTGCAAATGAAAAGCTTCAGCAACATTTTAATGAG CATGTATTCAAGATGGAACAGGAGGAGTATTGCAAAGAAGAAATTAACTGGAGTTATATTGAATTTGTGGACAACCAAGATGTTCTAGATTTGATTGAAAag AAACCCATTGGTGTCATTGCTCTGCTTGATGAAGCTTG CATGTTTCCAAAATCAACACACGAATCATTCTCTACCAAGTTGTTTCAACATTTTCGATCTCATCCTAGGTTGCAAAAGGAAAAGTTTTCACAAACAGATTTTATAATTTCCCATTATGCTGGAAAG GTCACTTATCATACAGATACCTTTTTGGACAAAAATCGTGATTATGTTGTTGTAGAACATTGGAATCTATTATCTTCTTCAAATTGTCCTTTTGTGTCCGGTCTTTTCCCTTTGCTACCTGAGGAATCTTCAAGATCATCATACAGGTTTTCTTCAGTAGCTACCAGATTTAAG CAACAACTTCAAGCACTCATGGAGTCCCTCAAGTCAACAGAGCCTCATTACATACGATGTGTGAAGCCAAATTCTTTGAATCGACCACAAATGTTTGAGAATGCAAGCATCATACATCAATTACGCTGTGGG GGCGTCCTCGAAGCTGTTCGGATAAGTCTTGCAGGTTACCCCACTCGAAGAACGTATTCAGAGTTTGTAGATCGCTATGGATTAATAGGCCCTGAACTTTTTGATGGAAG TTATGATGATAAAGCTGCAACTGAGAAAATTTTACAGAAGCTCAAGCTTGAGAATTTTCAG TTGGGCACGACCAAAGTATTTCTCAGGGCCGGTCAAATTGGTGTTTTGGACTCCAAACGTGCTGAGGTTTTGGACAACGCTGCTAAGTGTATTCAGCGCCAACTGAAGACATATATTACACGCAGAGATTTCATTTCAGTAAGAGCTGCTGCAGTTTCTCTTCAGGCATGCTGCAGGG GACACATTGCCCAAAAGATGTATGCAGCTAAAAGGGAAACAGCAGCAGCTATCTCCATTCAACAGTATATACGTATGTGGCTAACGAGGCATGCATACATGAAACTATATTCTTCTACTATTATCATACAATCGCATGTTCGCAGTTTCACGACTCAACAAAGATTCTTGCACGAAAAAGAACATAGAGCTGCTATATCTGTTCAG GCCTATTGGAGGATGTACAAGGTTAGGTCAGCTTTCCAGCGACATCTAGCTTCAATTGTGGCAATACAATGCTTATGGCGGTGTAGACAAGCAAAAAGAGAATTTCGTAGACTTAAACAA GAGGCTAATGAAGCTGGTGCCCTCCGTTTGGCAAAGAATAAACTTGAGAAGCAATTGGAAGAGCTCACATGGCGTTTGCATCTAGAAAAGAAAATAAGG GTTTCTAATGAAGAGGCCAAGCAAAGAGAGATTTCTACACTTCGAAAAATGTTACAAGCTCTGAATCTTGAATTAGACGCGGCCAAATTGGCTACAATTAATGAGTGCAACAAGAATGCTGTTCTGCAAAATCAACTGGAGTTGTCAGCCAAGGAAAAATCTGCTTTAAAGAGAGAGCTAATTTCTGTTGATGAATTACGAAAGGAAAATGCCATTTTAAAG GCTTCACTGGATGTCTTTGAGAAGAAGTACACATCTTTagagctggagcatataaaggCTCAAAAAGGCCATGATGAAACCATCAAGAAACTGAGAGAATTTGAACAGAAGTGCTCTCAACTCGAGCAAAATGTGAAAAG CCTTGAGGAAAAGCTATTGGGTtttgaggatgaaaatcacGTGCTTCGTCAGAAAGCCATAAGTGCTCCTCGTAAGAGTAACCGCCCTGGTTTTGCAAAGTCGTTTTCAGAA aaatacTCAAGTCCAATAGCCTCCCGCACTGAGCGAAAGGCCATATTT GAGTCACCAACACCCACAAAACTTATTGCCCCTTTTACGCTAGGCATGTCAGACTCTCATCGATCTAAGTCAACAGCAGAGAGGCATCAG GACAACTATGATTTCCTCTCTAGGTGTATCAAAGAGAACTTGGGATTCAAAAATGGCAAACCTATTGCTGCTCGTATCATATTCAAATGTCTTCTTCACTGGCATGCCTTTGAATCCGAACGCACAGCCATTTTTGATTACATTATTGAAGGGATAAATGAGGTTCTAAAG GTTAGGGAAGATGACACAGTTTTGCCATATTGGCTATCCAATACTTCTGCTCTTCTATGTCTCTTACAGAGGAACTTACGTTCAAATGGATTTTTAACTACCAATGCTCAACGATATTCTGGAACGTCTGGCTTGACCAGCAGAACTGGGAAT GGACCAAAATCTCCATTTAAGTTTATTGGATATGATGATGGTATTTCGCATGTGGAGGCAAGATATCCAGCTATACTTTTCAAGCAACAACTAACTGCCTGTGTCGAGAAAATGTTTGGCCTTTTACGTgataatttgaaaaaagaacTTTCTCCACTTCTGCAACTATGTATTCAG ACACCCAAAACAGGAAGAGTGCATGGAGGAAAATCATCTAGATCTCCAGTTGGGCTTTCTCAACAATCATCTGGTAGTCAGTGGGGCAACCTTGTCAAATTTTTTGATTCACTCATGAGCAAACTTCGTGGAAATCAT GTGCCATCCTTCTTCATTCGTAAACTAGTTACTCAAGTTTTTTCCTTCATCAATATTACACTCTTCAACAG TCTTCTTTTACGTCGTGAATGTTGCACATTCTCCAATGGTGAATATATGAAATCTGGTCTTGTGGAACTGGAGAAATGGATAACCAATGCAAAGGAGATG TATGCAGGAACTTCTTGGCATGAGCTGAATTGTATAAGGCAAGCTGTTGGGTTCTTG GTAATACATCAGAAGTGGAAAAAATCATTGGAAGAGTTTCGACATGATCTTTGTCCG GCATTGACTGTCAGACAAATCTATCGAATCAGTACTATGTTCTGGGATGACAAGTATGGAACCCCGAGTGTGTCCAATGAGGCAA TTAGTGAAATGAGGGAAATTGTTAACAAGGACAATCAGAATATGCCCTCAAATTCTTTCCTATTGGATGATGATCTGAG CATTCCTTTCTCTGCTGAAGATATAGATACGGCATTCCCTGCTATAGATCTTGATGAGATTGATCTTCCAGTATTCGTATCGGAGTATTCTTGTGTGCAGTTTCTTAATTCAATTCAGAAGTAG
- the LOC101496541 gene encoding myosin-15-like isoform X2 codes for MFLLLLMHLIGKSQSILVSGESGAGKTETTKLIMQYLTFVGGRTGGDDRTVEQQVLESNPLLEAFGNARTVRNDNSSRFGKFVEIQFDANGRISGAAIRTYLLERSRVVQITDPERNYHCFYQLCDSERDAEKYKLGHPSHFHYLNQSKVYELNGVSNAEEYMKTRRAMDIVGISHQDQEAIFRVLAAILHLGNIEFSPGKEHDSSVIKDEKSRFHTHMVADLFMCDVDLLLATLCTRSIQTREGCIVKALDCNAAVAGRDALAKTVYARLFDWLVDKINRSVGQDSNSQMQVGVLDIYGFECFKDNSFEQFCINFANEKLQQHFNEHVFKMEQEEYCKEEINWSYIEFVDNQDVLDLIEKKPIGVIALLDEACMFPKSTHESFSTKLFQHFRSHPRLQKEKFSQTDFIISHYAGKVTYHTDTFLDKNRDYVVVEHWNLLSSSNCPFVSGLFPLLPEESSRSSYRFSSVATRFKQQLQALMESLKSTEPHYIRCVKPNSLNRPQMFENASIIHQLRCGGVLEAVRISLAGYPTRRTYSEFVDRYGLIGPELFDGSYDDKAATEKILQKLKLENFQLGTTKVFLRAGQIGVLDSKRAEVLDNAAKCIQRQLKTYITRRDFISVRAAAVSLQACCRGHIAQKMYAAKRETAAAISIQQYIRMWLTRHAYMKLYSSTIIIQSHVRSFTTQQRFLHEKEHRAAISVQAYWRMYKVRSAFQRHLASIVAIQCLWRCRQAKREFRRLKQEANEAGALRLAKNKLEKQLEELTWRLHLEKKIRVSNEEAKQREISTLRKMLQALNLELDAAKLATINECNKNAVLQNQLELSAKEKSALKRELISVDELRKENAILKASLDVFEKKYTSLELEHIKAQKGHDETIKKLREFEQKCSQLEQNVKSLEEKLLGFEDENHVLRQKAISAPRKSNRPGFAKSFSEKYSSPIASRTERKAIFESPTPTKLIAPFTLGMSDSHRSKSTAERHQDNYDFLSRCIKENLGFKNGKPIAARIIFKCLLHWHAFESERTAIFDYIIEGINEVLKVREDDTVLPYWLSNTSALLCLLQRNLRSNGFLTTNAQRYSGTSGLTSRTGNGPKSPFKFIGYDDGISHVEARYPAILFKQQLTACVEKMFGLLRDNLKKELSPLLQLCIQTPKTGRVHGGKSSRSPVGLSQQSSGSQWGNLVKFFDSLMSKLRGNHVPSFFIRKLVTQVFSFINITLFNSLLLRRECCTFSNGEYMKSGLVELEKWITNAKEMYAGTSWHELNCIRQAVGFLVIHQKWKKSLEEFRHDLCPALTVRQIYRISTMFWDDKYGTPSVSNEAISEMREIVNKDNQNMPSNSFLLDDDLSIPFSAEDIDTAFPAIDLDEIDLPVFVSEYSCVQFLNSIQK; via the exons GTAAAAGTCAATCTATCTTGGTAAGCGGTGAAAGTGGCGCTGGAAAAACTGAGACAACAAAATTGATTATGCAATATCTTACTTTTGTTGGTGGCCGTACTGGTGGTGATGATAGAACAGTTGAACAACAAGTTCTTGAA TCGAATCCACTTCTAGAGGCATTTGGCAATGCAAGGACTGTTAGGAATGACAATTCAAG tCGTTTTGGGAAGTTTGTTGAAATTCAGTTTGATGCAAATGGTAGAATATCTGGTGCTGCAATCAGAACTTACTTATTGGAACGATCACGAGTTGTGCAGATAACGGATCCAGAAAGAAATTATCACTGCTTTTATCAGTTGTGCGACTCTGAAAGG GATGCAGAGAAGTATAAGTTAGGACATCCAAGTCATTTCCACTATTTAAATCAAAGTAAAGTCTATGAACTAAACGGTGTAAGCAATGCTGAAGAATACATGAAGACGAGGAGGGCAATGGATATTGTTGGCATTAGTCACCAGGATCAG GAAGCCATATTTCGTGTCTTAGCAGCAATTTTACACTTGGGAAACATTGAATTTTCTCCTGGAAAAGAGCATGACTCGTCAGTGATAAAGGATGAAAAATCAAGATTTCATACGCATATGGTTGCTGATCTTTTCAT GTGTGATGTAGACTTACTGCTGGCAACATTGTGTACTAGATCAATACAAACTCGAGAAGGATGTATTGTCAAGGCTCTTGATTGTAATGCTGCTGTTGCTGGTCGGGATGCTTTGGCAAAAACTGTTTATGCTCGTTTATTTGATTG GCTTGTTGATAAGATCAATAGGTCTGTTGGACAAGATAGCAATTCCCAGATGCAAGTTGGAGTTTTGGATATTTATGGTTTTGAGTGCTTCAAGGATAATAG TTTTGAGCAATTCTGTATCAATTTTGCAAATGAAAAGCTTCAGCAACATTTTAATGAG CATGTATTCAAGATGGAACAGGAGGAGTATTGCAAAGAAGAAATTAACTGGAGTTATATTGAATTTGTGGACAACCAAGATGTTCTAGATTTGATTGAAAag AAACCCATTGGTGTCATTGCTCTGCTTGATGAAGCTTG CATGTTTCCAAAATCAACACACGAATCATTCTCTACCAAGTTGTTTCAACATTTTCGATCTCATCCTAGGTTGCAAAAGGAAAAGTTTTCACAAACAGATTTTATAATTTCCCATTATGCTGGAAAG GTCACTTATCATACAGATACCTTTTTGGACAAAAATCGTGATTATGTTGTTGTAGAACATTGGAATCTATTATCTTCTTCAAATTGTCCTTTTGTGTCCGGTCTTTTCCCTTTGCTACCTGAGGAATCTTCAAGATCATCATACAGGTTTTCTTCAGTAGCTACCAGATTTAAG CAACAACTTCAAGCACTCATGGAGTCCCTCAAGTCAACAGAGCCTCATTACATACGATGTGTGAAGCCAAATTCTTTGAATCGACCACAAATGTTTGAGAATGCAAGCATCATACATCAATTACGCTGTGGG GGCGTCCTCGAAGCTGTTCGGATAAGTCTTGCAGGTTACCCCACTCGAAGAACGTATTCAGAGTTTGTAGATCGCTATGGATTAATAGGCCCTGAACTTTTTGATGGAAG TTATGATGATAAAGCTGCAACTGAGAAAATTTTACAGAAGCTCAAGCTTGAGAATTTTCAG TTGGGCACGACCAAAGTATTTCTCAGGGCCGGTCAAATTGGTGTTTTGGACTCCAAACGTGCTGAGGTTTTGGACAACGCTGCTAAGTGTATTCAGCGCCAACTGAAGACATATATTACACGCAGAGATTTCATTTCAGTAAGAGCTGCTGCAGTTTCTCTTCAGGCATGCTGCAGGG GACACATTGCCCAAAAGATGTATGCAGCTAAAAGGGAAACAGCAGCAGCTATCTCCATTCAACAGTATATACGTATGTGGCTAACGAGGCATGCATACATGAAACTATATTCTTCTACTATTATCATACAATCGCATGTTCGCAGTTTCACGACTCAACAAAGATTCTTGCACGAAAAAGAACATAGAGCTGCTATATCTGTTCAG GCCTATTGGAGGATGTACAAGGTTAGGTCAGCTTTCCAGCGACATCTAGCTTCAATTGTGGCAATACAATGCTTATGGCGGTGTAGACAAGCAAAAAGAGAATTTCGTAGACTTAAACAA GAGGCTAATGAAGCTGGTGCCCTCCGTTTGGCAAAGAATAAACTTGAGAAGCAATTGGAAGAGCTCACATGGCGTTTGCATCTAGAAAAGAAAATAAGG GTTTCTAATGAAGAGGCCAAGCAAAGAGAGATTTCTACACTTCGAAAAATGTTACAAGCTCTGAATCTTGAATTAGACGCGGCCAAATTGGCTACAATTAATGAGTGCAACAAGAATGCTGTTCTGCAAAATCAACTGGAGTTGTCAGCCAAGGAAAAATCTGCTTTAAAGAGAGAGCTAATTTCTGTTGATGAATTACGAAAGGAAAATGCCATTTTAAAG GCTTCACTGGATGTCTTTGAGAAGAAGTACACATCTTTagagctggagcatataaaggCTCAAAAAGGCCATGATGAAACCATCAAGAAACTGAGAGAATTTGAACAGAAGTGCTCTCAACTCGAGCAAAATGTGAAAAG CCTTGAGGAAAAGCTATTGGGTtttgaggatgaaaatcacGTGCTTCGTCAGAAAGCCATAAGTGCTCCTCGTAAGAGTAACCGCCCTGGTTTTGCAAAGTCGTTTTCAGAA aaatacTCAAGTCCAATAGCCTCCCGCACTGAGCGAAAGGCCATATTT GAGTCACCAACACCCACAAAACTTATTGCCCCTTTTACGCTAGGCATGTCAGACTCTCATCGATCTAAGTCAACAGCAGAGAGGCATCAG GACAACTATGATTTCCTCTCTAGGTGTATCAAAGAGAACTTGGGATTCAAAAATGGCAAACCTATTGCTGCTCGTATCATATTCAAATGTCTTCTTCACTGGCATGCCTTTGAATCCGAACGCACAGCCATTTTTGATTACATTATTGAAGGGATAAATGAGGTTCTAAAG GTTAGGGAAGATGACACAGTTTTGCCATATTGGCTATCCAATACTTCTGCTCTTCTATGTCTCTTACAGAGGAACTTACGTTCAAATGGATTTTTAACTACCAATGCTCAACGATATTCTGGAACGTCTGGCTTGACCAGCAGAACTGGGAAT GGACCAAAATCTCCATTTAAGTTTATTGGATATGATGATGGTATTTCGCATGTGGAGGCAAGATATCCAGCTATACTTTTCAAGCAACAACTAACTGCCTGTGTCGAGAAAATGTTTGGCCTTTTACGTgataatttgaaaaaagaacTTTCTCCACTTCTGCAACTATGTATTCAG ACACCCAAAACAGGAAGAGTGCATGGAGGAAAATCATCTAGATCTCCAGTTGGGCTTTCTCAACAATCATCTGGTAGTCAGTGGGGCAACCTTGTCAAATTTTTTGATTCACTCATGAGCAAACTTCGTGGAAATCAT GTGCCATCCTTCTTCATTCGTAAACTAGTTACTCAAGTTTTTTCCTTCATCAATATTACACTCTTCAACAG TCTTCTTTTACGTCGTGAATGTTGCACATTCTCCAATGGTGAATATATGAAATCTGGTCTTGTGGAACTGGAGAAATGGATAACCAATGCAAAGGAGATG TATGCAGGAACTTCTTGGCATGAGCTGAATTGTATAAGGCAAGCTGTTGGGTTCTTG GTAATACATCAGAAGTGGAAAAAATCATTGGAAGAGTTTCGACATGATCTTTGTCCG GCATTGACTGTCAGACAAATCTATCGAATCAGTACTATGTTCTGGGATGACAAGTATGGAACCCCGAGTGTGTCCAATGAGGCAA TTAGTGAAATGAGGGAAATTGTTAACAAGGACAATCAGAATATGCCCTCAAATTCTTTCCTATTGGATGATGATCTGAG CATTCCTTTCTCTGCTGAAGATATAGATACGGCATTCCCTGCTATAGATCTTGATGAGATTGATCTTCCAGTATTCGTATCGGAGTATTCTTGTGTGCAGTTTCTTAATTCAATTCAGAAGTAG
- the LOC101497076 gene encoding uncharacterized protein: MQTNPYINKYLFIHSFISISFLPFFFHHQQKITLFSYSFSFVFRFGLVVLMMRLETVPFTRVGSRTSVLFDAPRDHEVCSTTSSSSIGRNSDDVSSERSMDESVNGENEAESAYNGGALHHMEALEEVLPIRRGISNFYNGKSKSFTSLADVITTPSVKDIVKPDNAYTRRRRNLMAFNHVWDKNKNYPLRSNGGGISKRTMSLSRSALALAVALTNSDSSSSITSEDSFSSSNSLSPSPSLPPLHPRNRVSSLSSSLQRNFFSLADLHNCAIAATMKMSSSSIENETAHPSVYKPL; this comes from the exons atgcaAACAAAtccatatataaataaatacctttttattcattcattcatctcTATCtcatttcttccttttttttttcatcaccaACAAAAAATAACTCTcttttcttattctttttcatttgTGTTTCGATTTGGTTTAGTTGTGTTGATGATGAGGCTTGAAACGGTGCCGTTTACGCGTGTGGGTTCACGCACTTCGGTTTTATTCGACGCGCCGAGGGATCATGAGGTGTGCAGTACGACGTCGTCTTCTTCGATCGGGAGAAACAGTGATGACGTGTCATCGGAGAGATCAATGGATGAGAGTGTAAATGGTGAAAATGAAGCTGAGAGTGCTTACAATGGTGGAGCTTTACATCACATGGAAGCTTTGGAAGAGGTTCTTCCTATTAG GAGAGGCATCTCAAACTTTTATAATGGCAAGTCCAAGTCCTTCACAAGCCTAGCTGATGTTATCACAACCCCATCAGTGAAAGACATTGTGAAACCAGATAATGCATACACAAGGAGACGTAGGAATTTAATGGCTTTCAATCATGTTTGGGACAAGAATAAAAACTACCCTTTGAGAAGCAATGGTGGAGGAATTTCTAAGAGAACAATGAGTTTGAGTAGAAGTGCTTTAGCTCTTGCAGTGGCATTGACCAATTCTGATAGCAGCTCTAGTATTACAAGTGAAGATTCTTTTTCCAGTTCAAACTCTCTGTCACCTTCACCTTCGCTTCCACCACTTCATCCGCGAAATAGAGTATCTTCTTTATCGTCTTCTTTGCAGCGGAATTTCTTTTCCTTGGCCGATCTTCATAATTGTGCTATTGCTGCAACAATGAAGATGTCAAGTTcatcaattgaaaatgaaaCAGCTCATCCATCAGTGTACAAACCTTTATGA